Within the Erigeron canadensis isolate Cc75 chromosome 6, C_canadensis_v1, whole genome shotgun sequence genome, the region CCCGGCAGGCAATCAATTTCAGGTGATCGATGTTCTCTCTCTTACTGCCGAGGGAAAAACTTAAGAAGAGGCACTGGAGGAGCTTGACAGAATAAAGTTGAACCaggaaaatgaaaggaaaaatctGCAGTTCATTTCCCAGTTGGCCCTCTTCGAAAAAGATCAGATGGATGCTGAACAGAAGATGTTGCTGACCACTGGTGGGCCTCAAGCTCTCTATAGACAAAAACAAGCTGATGTAGAGCAACGATTgaaagagaaaagagaaaagttTGAGAGCGAGAAGGCCAAATGGATAAAGATCATGAATGATAGAAAGAGGAAGGAAAGAATAACTGCTGTTGAAGTTCACAAAGCAGCTTTGGGAACCAAATCAAATCTGAAGTTCGTAAGGGAAGGGGACACTGCGCCAACAAGAATTGAAGATGTGAAGATCACCAACCTTGGAGCTTCAGAATTGTTTGAAATTTATATGCTGATAAAGAACAAAAAGGCTGCCAGTTATGTACACCTTCAGAAGATGCTGAAAGAATATTTTGATAAAGCtttgaaatttgaaacaaaGTTTAAGGCAGACCTCCCATTGCTGAGAGCTGTCTTTGGGACCCCAGCAACTGTTACCTTGTCAGCAGGCAAGCGTGTACCTAAAAGGAAACATGCTGAAAGACTCTTGCTTGCTGATCTTCCTCCTATCCCCACTGATGCTGGTCTGAACCTGAAGCTACCCCCAGAGCCTTCTTTGAAGAAGGAAGAGTTCTCGAACAACCTGCtggcatcttcttcaacaactttcaaaatgATGAACTCTTCTTCCGCATTGCTGAAATGGAAAAGGCATCCACGGGATTTCTGATTGGCCTTAGGAAAAGGTTTGTCAAAGTGTCGAGTGCCAGATCGGTCATCAGCATGATAGATGATGAGCTTACTAAGCCTCATAGAAGAGATGATCCGGTGCTGAGGATAGCCAAGCAAGAAGAAGCTTTTGAAATAGAAGCAGCAATGGCCTCAAATGtctttaatatttaatgtatattgcttgtaacatttttttaacGGTAAATAAAGACATTTTTCTCTTCCCTCATTTGTATGTCTTAAGTACTGTTCATtcagcaagtctcctcagcAAATAGGGAGAGATTGTTAAGTTtgggattcgctgaagaagacttgctcgctgacgtgtgtcgtcagcAAGTCATCAGCAGGTGAAGTGACCTCTTCAGCAAGTTGAATGCTCCAACATGGtggtcatggcgggaagaattcaaatcaaatgaagacaagaagtcacatggtggttaaccaactgtaatttgccttgaatggcaaaggtacatgttgggaccaaagcaagggttctctctctcatacccgatttggtatagaagacaagggcacatgattcaagtaccatgagccaatgggatgtcgacaaccaccatcaagtcaccatcaaagaaggctgtgttgccctaatccttctctataaaaggcaacacagccgcattgttataaagtgtgttagtcacctcaAAAGTGTGTCACTTGTATTTGTATTGCTTAAGTTTCCAGTGTGTCTAAACTTAGCAATTTacttttgttcatttgtatttcttgtaagtcaagtgtgtgtaatcgaccatgtattcactgtttaatcaaTGAATCATATGATTATGCTTGCCTAGATATATTACTCTTGAACTTGttcattgttcttgtttatttacctttttatatTCTTGTCTTGTTGCTAATATACAAGtcgtgcattcgtggaccatcaatatattatatattatatggtaTTAATATTATACTCATAGTCAACGTGGGCATTCACGATTGAGTTGACCAGTGACGTGGCGAGTGACATGGCACTTACTAGTTATAACTTGTAAATTACCTGGTGACATACATCACATAACCAAAAAACCAAAGTTACATACATCACATAGTCTGTTTGAAACGTCACTACATTAAATAACCAtttagtcatagttggttacactctgatgccattatatatatatatagtatatggtATTATCTAGTTATCATGAGATCATACTTTAACTGAGGCTAATAGGATTTGAACTTATGAGCTTTGAGTCAAAAGGAAAAGTGTTTACTTATAAGAAAGTTGATTAGTCATAACTTAATATATGGTCCCCTATGATGTGCACGCGATAATAAATTATCAACAACTCTCGTTACAAGGAAAACGAAATGTATGCTCCATCTGCTACACAAACATCATGTCCATATATGTACTACTGTGATATATAGTATACTCCAATGGAATCCATGCATACGTACGTACTCGTCCTTTTTGTGGGTCCACCACGTACACCCACTGTACGTCTTCTCCTCTTTTAATTGCCTCGATCGATGTCTTTTAATTTTGGGGATACGTTCTGCAATTCATTGACTCATACATCTCTCTTGTACGTACGTATTAAAGGATTCTCAATATCTTGCGCGCTAGCTTAATTACAAGATTTGCCAAAAACATGATTGAGTACTCGATCTTTCTAAGGATCCTCGATCCTTAGAGATCGCACGTGATATATTGATGGGTCATTGCATTTTTCACGTTCTTAATTAATACAGTAATATAGTCTTTTTAAAGTCATTATTATCTCTATGTCTCCCTTGTCTCCAATTTCTCTTTAAACAAGAAGAAATATCACTACCAAATTAAGCTAGTATGTACTCATTACATGTTATATAGAATCTTGACAAGACACCTGGATACCTTGCTTGTCTCTTCCTACGTTTGGACCCAAGTTAATTTGGGCAAGCCTGTCTAGACAGACACagtagatattaaaaaaaaaaagaaaaagttctGGACTGGACGTAATATATTACTATGAGCCAGAGGAGACAAGAAAAGTGAaggcatatatatattgtcagTATTATAAAGATGCAGTATGCATGCAAGCTTAATTAGACAACGTTGGATCCATTTGGGGACCAGATTGTGACCCTCCACATACCAAACTTTTTTTATAGTAGtagtaaattatatattatattaggcTATCTTTCTTACTAACATCCTAATTAACATGTCACAATaatcttttaacttatttttctCACAAACACTTTTAACTCAcaaaaataacttattaatccTTCTAATTACGGACACCCACATAATTTCCACAACATACCCTATGCTCTTAGTTTGCAACTTCTGTCATCTATCTCCATCCTTCTCGATCCACAATAACGTAAGGATGGGTGCCCTCTACCTCACCATCCATAATAATACTATTCCTACAAACACCTTTTATGTCACCAAAAATTTCCTAAAGATAAATTATCTGTTTTGTTTGAAATGACTACTTGTTTCATCCTAATTTGTAAAAGTTAAGCTAGTGATACGTAGCCTTTATATTTTCCTACTTGCACCATACACACAGAAACCGTCCATGTTGAAAATCTTAAGGTAACTTACAAAATTTACTCAATCTCTATAGTTGTGGGTATGGCTTGAGTGAAAAAATGTAAACCTtagatatgatttttgtaaatgttaaaagttacgATGACACCAGTCATTTTGAAAACCACTTGTACCATACGTGTAATCTACCCTACATATTATGGgtagtgatatatctacaacatcTTTTAGCCATCCACAACAAGTATACATATTATGCTACACAACATACAACTGTATAACACATGTCGTAAACTGTTAAAATTGTTAAAGAATTTATCACTCTCCATCTATTATTAATTACCCCACTATTAAATTGTTAAGAAGTTATCACTCTCcatatattagtattaattaCCCCACAAAGAGTACTATTGTCTAAATGTCTCACCCCATAATTGCTTAAACAATAACTTGTCATATAAATACACATCTTCCTCACATAAATAAGGTTCAACATATATAACACccttatacgagtatatatacatatatatattggaggACTGTGCTAGGCTAGCTAAGTACTTATACTCAAGTTGTGCAAAGAAACATATTGAGAAAAGAGATGGAATGGAGTAACAGCAACCCCATACCGTTCATTCCGCGGGCTAGTCAGAGTTCTTTTGCCTTTCTCTATAACTGTAACAATGACCCGTATCTATACCCACCTGGTAATTAATTTAGACTCTGTTTTTGCTCGATTTTGTGAATTTTCATGTAGTTCTATTAAAAGCATGGTATTTATAGAAAGTTCAGATATATATCAAAGAATTTCTTTTTAGACTTTGCTATAGCATACAGGGGTGGGCTGGAGGTTCACATGAACCATATGGTCTTTCTTTTTCTAGCGTAAAATTTGCAAAAAAATCCGATTTATATAAAATGCACCAAAACACTTTGTGCACCCGGTTACATTTAATTAGTCCTGGCTTGATAGCATATGGCCTCACCATCATGATACACTTatgtgtacatatatatttagcTTATCTACTAATACTTTCagataaatgaatttttttatgtttgtcaTCCTATATGGTCTTCAAGCATGTAATTTTGACACGGTAACTGAATCAATTAGTTTATCTACTCCAATGCAATACTGCTTAATCTATTATTTGCACGTTATAATTATACAGAAATACAATTTGTTGAAAAAGCACTTAATGACCTAATAAAAGAAACGGGATGTCTATATTGGCGAACATATAAAGATTTATCTGTAAATTCTATATTTAAAACGTTAACGTTTAAATGAACGGCCACAGGAGGGGCAGAGCTGAAGCATCATCAAATGATGCAGCAGGCATCTTTACCAATGATGGAGCTGAACCAACTTGATTATGATAACATCAATCAGGACAAGAAGAAAAGACTGACAACTGAACAACTAGAAGCATTAGAAAATACCTTTCAAGAGGAGATTAAACTAGATCCTGATAGAAAGATGAAGCTTGCACATGAACTTGGGCTGCAGCCCAGACAAATTGCAGTTTGGTTCCAAAATAGACGTGCTCGTTGGAAGGCTAAGCAGCTCGAGCGCTTATATGATTCTcttaaacaagagtttgataccGTCTTTAGAGAGAAACAAAAGCTTCAAGAtgaggtatgtatatataatacgagtagtatagAAGATTACAAAGAAAAGTACCTGTCAATAGGTCTTTGACCAATCCACCTGtttcacttctcacatttgtgagaGTGGATTATTTGGGGTTTCTCAAAGTCCTAGGTGCATCCTAAGCATTCGTGTGGTTTGAGTTTGATTAGGATAAATTGTCattctaaaagaaaaaatagactaaatataatatatatctatatgttatTTTCTAGGTAAAACTTTGCATTATATGGTTCATACGGGGTGGGTCAATTGGTaaccaattgtggtaccggggctagggttccccgTTACGCTAAC harbors:
- the LOC122606313 gene encoding putative homeobox-leucine zipper protein ATHB-51; translation: MEWSNSNPIPFIPRASQSSFAFLYNCNNDPYLYPPGGAELKHHQMMQQASLPMMELNQLDYDNINQDKKKRLTTEQLEALENTFQEEIKLDPDRKMKLAHELGLQPRQIAVWFQNRRARWKAKQLERLYDSLKQEFDTVFREKQKLQDEVLALRTILKEQGIKRQAAVSTTGYTDMSCEETVESTPVTAIHSSNDHQCHQAIATATTLPPAIDCNYLLNYDGASINNTSSYSNWPVLPSYP